The genomic window CGGTCGGCGGCGGTGAGCCGGCCCGCGGCGTAGATGGCAAGCGAGAGGTCCCGCAGCGCATCGGCGAGATCGGGGCCCAGGGCGGAGCGCATGGCACCGAAGGTGACATTCTCGTCGTGCCCCGACTCCGCCTTGGTGGCCGGCGAGAAGATCGGCGGCTCGAGGTGGGACGATTCGAGCAGGCCGGCGCGCAACGGCTCGCCGGCGAGCGTGCCGCGCTTGCGATACTCCTGCCACGCCGAGCCGGAGAGGTAGCCTCGCACGACGCATTCGAACGCCACCGGAGCGGTGCGGCGCACCAGCATGGCGCGGCCGGCAATTTCCGCGCGGTGCGGCGCGAGCGCCGGCACCTCGACGAGAATCGCGTCGGTGTCGGCCGTGAGGAAGTGCGACGGGGTCAGGTTGCCGAGCCGCTGGAACCAGAAGGCCGACAACTGCGTGAGGACCCGGCCCTTGTCGGGGACTGCTTCCGCCATCACGACGTCGAACGCCGAGACGCGATCGCTGGCCACCATCAGGAGCCGTGCATCGTCGACTTCGTAGACCTCGCGGACCTTGCCCCGACGCCACAACGGGAGCGGCAGCTTGCTCTGCACCATGGGGGTGGTCATACGCGCAGCTCCGCGTGCTCCGCGGCGGCGGCGTACGGGCGGGCCTCGGCGATAAGCGGAGTGAGGTATTCGGCGACAAACTCGGCGACCTGTTCGCGGGAGCGTCCCGTGTAGCGCGCGGGGTCCAGCTCGGCTGCAAGTCGGGCCTGGTCGATGCCGGCAAACGCCGGGTCGGCGGCGAGGCGATCCATCAGGTCATTCGGCGCCCCACCCGCGACGGCCGCGTGCACCGTCATCGCGTGACTGCGCACCACTTCGTGCAATGCCTGGCGATCGCCACCCGCTTGCACGCCGAGCATCAACCACCGTTCGGTGGCCATGAAGGGCATCTGCTCGCGGACATGGCGGGCAATCACGGGCTCTCGCACCTCGAGGCCCTGCGCGATGTTGCCGGCCAGGAGCAGGATGGCATCGACGGCGAGGAACGCTTCCGGCAGGGTCAAGCGGCGATTGGCCGAGTCATCGAGTGTCCGCTCCAGCCACTGCGCCGCCGCCGTGTGTGCGCCGTTGGCCTGCAACGAGATGACGTGACGCGACAACGCGCCGATCCGTTCGGCACGCATCGGGTTGCGCTTGTAGGCCATCGCACTCGATCCGATCTGCTCCGATTCGAACGGCTCGAGCAATTCGCCCTCATGCTGCAACAGCCGGATGTCCGCGCCGAACTTCGCCGCCGACTGGGCGATGCCGCTCAACGCATCGAGGATCTGCGCATCGGCCTTCCGCGGGTAGGTCTGGCCGGTGACGGCGAACGCGCGCGGCAGGCCAAGCGCCTCGGTGATCCGTCGTTCGAGGTCGCGGACCTTGGCATGGTCGCCGTCGAAGAGCTCGAGGAAGGAGGCCTGTGTGCCCGTGGTCCCCTTGCAGCCGCGGAGCCGCAGCGTGGCGAGTCGATGGACGACCGCCTCGATGTCGAGCGCGAAGTCCTGCGCCCAGAGCGTGGCGCGCTTCCCGACCGTGGTCAGCTGGGCCGGCTGAAAGTGCGTGTAGGCCAGGCAGGGCAGGGCAGCGTGGCGTTCGGCAAAGGCGCGCAAGTGGCCCACCACGTCGAGCAGTCGCCCGAGAATCAGTGCGAGCCCATCGCGCATCACCAGCACGTCGGCGTTGTCGGTGACGAACGCCGACGTGGCGCCGAGGTGCAGGTGCGCGCGCGCCGCGGGGGCCTGCTCGCCGTAGGCGTGGACGTGCGCCATCACGTCGTGGCGGAAGCGCTTTTCGTACGCCGCGGCGACGGCGAGGTCGGCGTCGTCGAGGTGCGCCCGCATCGCCTCCAGGGCGGCGTCGGGGATCTCCAGGCCGAGGGCCCGCTCCGACTCCGCCAGGGCGAGCCAGACGCGACGCCAGCGGCCGATGCGATAGGCCTCGCTCCAGAGGTGGAGCATCGCCGGGGAGGCATAGCGGCCGGAAAGCGGTGACTGCCAGCGGGCGTCGGTCATCAGATCCGCAGGTTCAAGGGATAGAGCGTGCCGCGACGTTCGATCACCAGCTGGAACGAGGTGCCGGGCCGCATGCCGTCGAGGAGGCGCGCGAGGTCCTCCGCCCGGCGCACGGGGGTCCGATTGAGGCTGACGATCACATCACCCTCGCGCAGTCCCGTCTCGCGTGCGAGTTCGAGCGGCACTTTGGTAATCGCAGCGCCGCCATCGCTGCGAATGCCAAGCTCGGCGCGAACCGCCGGCGTCACGGTCACCAGGTCGAGGCCACCAAAGCGCACCCGGAGTCGCTGTCGCCGTGGGCAGGTCGGAGGAGACCAATCGCTTGTCGCTCGTTTGCCCCGCGCTCTGCACCGAGATCGTGATCGGGTCGCCGACGTGGAGATCGAGCTTGACCGATTCCCAGTCGAGCGAATTGCGGAGGACGCGGCCATTGGCCTTCACCAGCACGTCACCGGTGCGGAGGCCGGCCTTCGCCGCGGGACCACCGGGCGCCACGCTCGCCACCGCGACGCCGCCGGTGCGCTTCCATTCGCCCATCTCGCTCGCCTGCGCCACATCGAGTCCGACCCACGCGCGACGCACCGTCCCGTTGCGGACGATTTCCTCGGCCACGCGGACGGCACGCTCGATCGGAATGGCGAACCCGAGTCCGACGCTGCCGCCACTGTTCGAGAAGATCGAGGAGTTGACGCCGATGACTTCGCCGAGGGCGTTCACCAGCGGGCCGCCGGAATTACCCGGATTGATGGCCGCGTCGGTCTGGATCATGTCGAGGTAGAGGCCGTTCTGTTCCCCAGTGGGCAGGATGTTGCGCCCTGTGGCACTGATCACCCCAGCCGTGACGGTCGGTTCCGCATTGCCGAGGAGGTAGCTGTAGGGATTGCCGAGCGCGATCGACCATTCGCCGATCATCAGGTCGCTCGAGCGCCCGACGCGGACGATCGGGAGTCCCTGGCGTTCGATCTTGATGACCGCGATGTCGGTGAGCGGATCCTCGCCCAGCACGCGCCCTTCGACGTCGGTCCCGTCAGCCAGGGTGACGGTCACCTGCTGGGCATTGGCGACGACGTGCTGATTGGTGACGACGATGCCGTCGGCGCGCAGGATGAAGCCGGTGCCGAAGCTCTGTGGCGTGCCCGGCTGATTGCCGGTGAAGAGATCCCACTGCGAGGGACGCGGGGTCGGCAGCGTCACCCGCACCGAGACGACGGCAGGCGCCACGCGGGCCGAGGCATCGACGATCGCGGTGCGTCGCGCGCCGTCGAGCGAGGCGGCGGGGCGCGGAGCGGGTGGCGTCGATTGTTGGGCGTTGGCCGTGGCCTCGCCGCGACAGGCGGCGGCCACAAGGGCGAGGAGCAGCGCTCCGATACGGCGGGTCACCACGCGGCGCGCTCTCCGAGGAAGTAGGTCGCGGGGTAAGTCGCGGACAGAAAACTCAGGCCAGCCGCCGGCGCCGGTGCACTGGTGTCGGCGTTGTGGGTCATCGTCAGCAGTCGGGCCATGTCGCTCTCAGGTCGTCGTCCTTGGCCGATCTCCACCATGGTGCCAACCAGCATGCGCACCATGTGGTGGAGAAACCGGTCGGCGGCCACGATAAAGCGGAGACGCCCGGCCTCCGGTGCCGACCACGCGGCCTCGACGATACGACACCGGTAGTGCGGCTTGGGCTCGCCGGTCACCATGAAGGCGAGGAATTCGTGCTCGCCTTCGAGGACCGACGCGGCCCGTTGCAGCATCGCGAGATCGACCGGGCGCCCCAGCGCCCACTCGGTCCGTCCCCGGAACGGCGAGCGACTGGCCGCGTCGACGCCGACATCATACCGGTACCGTCGCGATTCGGCGGCCCGCCGCGCATCACGACCGGGGGTAATCGCCCGGACCTCAGACACGGCGACATCGCGCGGCAACACGGCGTTCAGTGCTCGGAGCAACGCCTCGGCGGTCCACTGCTCGGGCATCGTCGTCGAGACCGGCATGGCCAACGCGTGAACGCCGGTGTCGGTCCGCCCCGCCGCAATTGCGGTGCACGGCATCCCGGCCAGCCGACCCAATGCTTCCTCGACGACCTGCTGCACCGTCCGTCGATCAGGCTGGCGCTGCCACCCGAAAAAGGCGGATCCGTCGAACTCCAGCGTGAGCAGCAGCGCGCGTCCCATTCCGGCCCGAAACCTAGTCCGCTCCCGGGGGTGCGGCAAGCGTCGTAAACCCTTGTGAATATTGACAAAACGGCGGTCTGCCCGATACGCTTGGCCTGCCACGATGACCACTCCCGCTTCCGTTCCGGCCCCGGCTGTTCGCCATGCCCTCGGCCTCCTTGCCGCCGGCCATGGCCTGAGTGAGGAGGAGGCCGCGCGTGCCTTCGGCGAGATCATGGCGGGGGCTGCCGGGCCGGCCTCGCTCGGGGCCCTCCTGCTGGCCCTGCGGACCAGGGGGGAAAGCGCCGAGGAGATCGCCGGCGCGGTCCGGGCGCTGCGCGATGCCATGCGCCGCGTCGACCACCCGACCCCGGACGCCTTGGTCGACACCTGCGGCACGGGCGGCGGGAAAGTCACCACGCTGAACCTCTCGACCGCGGCGGCGTTCGTGGCCGCCGGGGCTGGGGTCCCCGTGGCGAAGCATGGCAACCGCTCCTTCACCTCGAAGTCCGGCTCGGCAGACGTCCTGGAGGCGCTCGGGGTCGGCATCGAATTGACCCCGGAGCGGGCGGCCGAGGTCCTTGCGGCCACCGGGATCGTCTTCCTCTACGCCCCGAGCTATCACCCGGCGATGCGCCACGTCGCCCCGGTACGACGCGAGCTCGGCGTCCCCACCGTGATGAACCTCGTGGGCCCGCTCGCGAATCCTGCGCTCGCCGGTCGACAGGTGGTGGGGGTCGCCGACATCGACCGCGCGCCGCGGATGGCGGGCGCGCTCGCCCGACTCGGCTCGACTCACGCGCTGGTGGTCCACGCCGACATCGGCATGGACGAAATTGCACCGATGGGCGAGACGTCCGTGTGGGAGGTGCGGGGCGGAGCGGTGACGGAGTGGCGGCTCGACCCGGCGCGCTTCGGGCTCGCCGCGCCGACGCTCGACGGGCTGGCCGGCGGCTCGCCGGAGGAGAACGCTGCGGTGATCCGCGGGATGCTCGAGGGGGGCGCGCCGCGGCGGCGGTCGAGTCGGCCGTCGTGCTCAACGCGGCGGCGGCGATCTATGTGAGTGGGGTGGTGACCACGCTGGAAGCCGCGGTGGACGCGGCCCGGAGCGCATTGCGCGAGCGCCGCGGTGCGGAGCGGCTCGCGGCGCTGCAGGCCGCGACGCGCTAGAACTTTCGGATCACGCCGACGACGATGCCCTGAATCAGGACGTCGTCTTCCTGGTACCGGAGCGGGCGCATCGCGGTATTCGCGGGCTGCAGTCGGATCCAACCGCCCGGTTCGCGGTAGAAGCGCTTGACGGTGGCCTCGTTGCCATTCACGAGGGCGATCACCATCTCGCCGTTGTCGGCGGAATCGCGGCCATTGACGACGACGAGGTCACCATCGCAGATCTGTTCGTCGATCATTGATTCGCCGCGGACGCGCAGCGCGTAGTTCGGGCCGCGGCGCGGGAGCATGGCGTCGGGGACCTGCACGACCTCGCCGCTCATCATCGACTCGATCGGATAGCCGGCGGCGACGGCACCGAGCAACGGGATGTCGGTGGCCCCGGTGCTGCCTCGCGGCGGCAGCACTTCGATGGCCCGGCTCTCGTTGTAGTTGCGGCGGATGTAGCCTTTCCGCTGCAAGGTGGTCAGGTGCTCGTGGACGGTCGCCAGCGATTGATAGTTGAATTTCTCGGCGATCTCCTCGAACGACGGGGCATAGCCCTGCTGGGCAATGGCCTCGGAGAGGAAGTCGAGCATCTTGCGTTGCTTCGGCGTCAGCGGTGAGAGCGTCATCGGGGCCTCGGAGCTGTACATGGCGAAGAGAAACCGAACCAACC from Gemmatimonadota bacterium includes these protein-coding regions:
- a CDS encoding phosphoribosylaminoimidazolesuccinocarboxamide synthase; translation: MTTPMVQSKLPLPLWRRGKVREVYEVDDARLLMVASDRVSAFDVVMAEAVPDKGRVLTQLSAFWFQRLGNLTPSHFLTADTDAILVEVPALAPHRAEIAGRAMLVRRTAPVAFECVVRGYLSGSAWQEYRKRGTLAGEPLRAGLLESSHLEPPIFSPATKAESGHDENVTFGAMRSALGPDLADALRDLSLAIYAAGRLTAADRGLIIADTKFEFGLDITGHPILIDEVLTPDSSRFWEAAAWTPGSTPPSFDKQPLRDYLASEREAGRWNGDAPPPPLPEQVIRATTTRYREAYHRLTGHELPEDR
- a CDS encoding adenylosuccinate lyase, coding for MTDARWQSPLSGRYASPAMLHLWSEAYRIGRWRRVWLALAESERALGLEIPDAALEAMRAHLDDADLAVAAAYEKRFRHDVMAHVHAYGEQAPAARAHLHLGATSAFVTDNADVLVMRDGLALILGRLLDVVGHLRAFAERHAALPCLAYTHFQPAQLTTVGKRATLWAQDFALDIEAVVHRLATLRLRGCKGTTGTQASFLELFDGDHAKVRDLERRITEALGLPRAFAVTGQTYPRKADAQILDALSGIAQSAAKFGADIRLLQHEGELLEPFESEQIGSSAMAYKRNPMRAERIGALSRHVISLQANGAHTAAAQWLERTLDDSANRRLTLPEAFLAVDAILLLAGNIAQGLEVREPVIARHVREQMPFMATERWLMLGVQAGGDRQALHEVVRSHAMTVHAAVAGGAPNDLMDRLAADPAFAGIDQARLAAELDPARYTGRSREQVAEFVAEYLTPLIAEARPYAAAAEHAELRV
- a CDS encoding PDZ domain-containing protein, producing the protein MPLELARETGLREGDVIVSLNRTPVRRAEDLARLLDGMRPGTSFQLVIERRGTLYPLNLRI
- a CDS encoding trypsin-like peptidase domain-containing protein codes for the protein MTRRIGALLLALVAAACRGEATANAQQSTPPAPRPAASLDGARRTAIVDASARVAPAVVSVRVTLPTPRPSQWDLFTGNQPGTPQSFGTGFILRADGIVVTNQHVVANAQQVTVTLADGTDVEGRVLGEDPLTDIAVIKIERQGLPIVRVGRSSDLMIGEWSIALGNPYSYLLGNAEPTVTAGVISATGRNILPTGEQNGLYLDMIQTDAAINPGNSGGPLVNALGEVIGVNSSIFSNSGGSVGLGFAIPIERAVRVAEEIVRNGTVRRAWVGLDVAQASEMGEWKRTGGVAVASVAPGGPAAKAGLRTGDVLVKANGRVLRNSLDWESVKLDLHVGDPITISVQSAGQTSDKRLVSSDLPTATATPGALWWPRPGDRDAGGSRRAWHSQRWRRCDYQSAARTRTRDGTARG
- the truA gene encoding tRNA pseudouridine(38-40) synthase TruA, with the translated sequence MGRALLLTLEFDGSAFFGWQRQPDRRTVQQVVEEALGRLAGMPCTAIAAGRTDTGVHALAMPVSTTMPEQWTAEALLRALNAVLPRDVAVSEVRAITPGRDARRAAESRRYRYDVGVDAASRSPFRGRTEWALGRPVDLAMLQRAASVLEGEHEFLAFMVTGEPKPHYRCRIVEAAWSAPEAGRLRFIVAADRFLHHMVRMLVGTMVEIGQGRRPESDMARLLTMTHNADTSAPAPAAGLSFLSATYPATYFLGERAAW
- the trpD gene encoding anthranilate phosphoribosyltransferase, translating into MTTPASVPAPAVRHALGLLAAGHGLSEEEAARAFGEIMAGAAGPASLGALLLALRTRGESAEEIAGAVRALRDAMRRVDHPTPDALVDTCGTGGGKVTTLNLSTAAAFVAAGAGVPVAKHGNRSFTSKSGSADVLEALGVGIELTPERAAEVLAATGIVFLYAPSYHPAMRHVAPVRRELGVPTVMNLVGPLANPALAGRQVVGVADIDRAPRMAGALARLGSTHALVVHADIGMDEIAPMGETSVWEVRGGAVTEWRLDPARFGLAAPTLDGLAGGSPEENAAVIRGMLEGGAPRRRSSRPSCSTRRRRSM
- the lexA gene encoding transcriptional repressor LexA → MTLSPLTPKQRKMLDFLSEAIAQQGYAPSFEEIAEKFNYQSLATVHEHLTTLQRKGYIRRNYNESRAIEVLPPRGSTGATDIPLLGAVAAGYPIESMMSGEVVQVPDAMLPRRGPNYALRVRGESMIDEQICDGDLVVVNGRDSADNGEMVIALVNGNEATVKRFYREPGGWIRLQPANTAMRPLRYQEDDVLIQGIVVGVIRKF